AGGCGAGGGTAGCGTTGATCTGCTCTACATTCTAGGTCGTCTCAAGGATGCAGCCTATGAAGGCTGGTTAACGGTGGAGTACGAAGGCGATGACGATGAGCAGACGGCTTCCATACAATCGATTGCGAACTTGAATAAGATTCTTCAGACTTTATAATCTCTATCATCTTAATATCGAAGGAGATTAGCGATATGCCGGATATGCTAGTTAAATTATATGAGCTTCCAGAACCGGATTCTCACAAGGAAAAGCTGGACGGTTTAGACATCCGCAGAGCGCTTGCGCCAGAAAAACATCTCATTGTAGAGTTTGTCAGAAAACACTTCAATCCCCGTTGGGCGGATGAATGTGAAGTGGCGATATCAAGGCTCCCGGCAACCTGTTATATAGTAGTGGATAATGGAAAAATGGTTGGCTTTGCCTGCTATGATGCGATTTGCAAAAACTTCTTTGGGCCTACTGGTGTTGATGAGAATTATAGGGGCAAAGGAATTGGCAAAGCCTTATTATTTGCATGCTTGCGTGCGATGGCTGCCGATGGATATGGTTATGCCATTATTGGCGGCGCTGGACCTGTGGATTTTTATGCGAGCACGGTGGGAGCTGTCGAGATTCCAGGCTCGGCTCCTGGAATCTATCGAGGAATGCTGAAAGAAAGCTCATTGGATGCGGTAGGAGGCACAAAATGAAATTATTAAATAAAATCGGAGTTATGTCAGATAGCTTCAGGGCTGGCGTCCGAGGAGGAATTGTACAAGCGCGCAACAATGGTGCCGACGGTGTACAAATCTACGCGGTAGATGGAGAGATGGACCCGGCTAATCTGTCCACTTCAGCTAGGAAAGAACTGAAAGACTTTATCGCCTCGAATGGGTTGGAAATATCCGCCTTATGCGGTGACTTGGGCGGGCATGGGTTTCAGGATGCTACGGTGAACAGGGAAAAGATCGACAAATCGAAACGGATTCTTGATCTTGCCGTAGAGCTGGGCACGAATATTGTTACAACCCATATCGGTATTGTTCCGCATGACCACAGCGGCCAAGTCTTTTCTGAGATGCAGAAGGCATGTGAGGAGCTTGGAGTATATGCGACAAGCATGAATGCCTATTTTGCGATTGAAACGGGTCCTGAGCCGGCTGCGCATCTGAGAAGCTTTCTTGATACCTTAAGCACCAAAGGAGTTTCGGTTAACTATGACCCGGCTAACTTCGTTATGGTAACCGGAGATGATCCGGTGCAGGGCGTGTATACGTTGCGTGATTATATCGTTCATACGCATGTGAAGGATGGAATTCGTTACAAGGAAATCGATCCACGCGAAGTATATGGCGCTCTTGGTTTCGAGCCGATGGATCATGGCAAAATCGCGGAAATGGTCACTAAAGGGGAAATCTTTAAGGAAGTGCCATTAGGCGAAGGTAAGGTTGATTTTCCTGCCTATTTCAAGGCTCTGCAGGAAATTGGATATGAAGGTTACTTGACGATAGAGCGTGAAGTGGGCGTTCAGCCTGAAGAAGATATTCGCAAAGCTGTGGCGTTTATTAAGCAGTACAAATGATATATCGTTATGAGGTAGCTCGTTATATCGGGGTAAAATAAACCGCCAGATCAATCTGGCGGTTCTTGTAGTTATAAGATTAATTAACAAGTACCTCTGTGGACGCAAGGATATGCTCCACATACTTACGGGCCTCCAAATTCAATTGCTCATCTGAAGCTTCCATTGAATCATACGTAACGAAAGCAGGTAGGTAGACAGCGTTCGACGCGTGTATTTGGAGGTTCCACCCAAAGTTGAATACTACATCTCCGAGCACGGAAAAACACTCAGTAAGGTTCTTGATGATATGTGTGGATGGGGATTCGAGCACATCGAGTACAAGAAGAACGCGAAGGAACAAGATAGGATATCAAATCCGTAACCTATTTAACCTGTGAAATAGACCTTGGTAGCGTTGCCCGTCGAAGTCACCCGAATCCGATAAGCCTTAGCCAAATTGCTTTCAAACTAGCGAGCAAGCAGCAGCTTCATCTGCACGTCCATTTGGCTGTTCATGGAGATGGGGTCGCTGACAGCAAAAAGCTCGGGGTCTATGGAATAGATACGATTATTTTGAACTGCCTTTAACTGCTTCCAGATAAAAGTTTTCTCCAGCGCTCTGAATCGAACCGGATCAATAATGCTCACGAATAATCGGTCGCCTGCGTATAGCGAAAGCTGCTCCTCCGTAATCAGGCGATAAGCCTCACGGTTAAGCATCTCTTGCTCAATAATGGGAGGGGCGCTCATGCGCAGGCCATCATATAAATTATAAGCTCCACGGCACCAGAAGTTGCCGAACACATAAATGGAATCGGTGCGTATTTCGATAACAGAAACCGTTTCTTCCTTAGATATGAATCCCCGTAATTCTGTTCTGTGACGCTCAGCTTTGTTTTCATATTGCAAAATAAGCTGCTGCGCAATCCTCTGTTTGTTAAAAGCTTCTCCGAGCATTGCCAGTAACGTCATTGGTTTATGGTCGTTTTGTGAGAAAATCATCGTAGATGCAACGGTTGACAGCTCTTCACATTCCTGTTCGTTCGATACCAGTATATATTCAGGATGCAACTCGGCGATCTCTTCCAGCTGATAAGGAATGTTGTTCACCCGGTGAATATCCAGACTAAGGTTTCGCAAGTAGGGTCTATTGGTTAAATTCTTTGCAGCTGCTATGGGCCGGATGCCAAGTGCGAGTAAATGCCCGAGGCAGGTTAATGCACAAATATGAGCTGGTTTGCTCTCATAGTTGCGGACAAATTGTCCGGGCGTTAGGCCCTCCGTCTGCTTAAAACGGCGGTTGAAATAAAATTCATCTCGATAGCCGACCTTAACAGCGATCTCTTGCAGGCGCTCTCCTTTTAATAGAAGCTGTTTTGCAGATTCCATCCGCAAGGCCGTAATATACTCCAAAGCATGCTTGCCAGTAATTTGCTTAAACCAGTGGGTGAATCTGCGTTTGCTGATTTGTGCTTGTGCAGCAAGCTCCTCTACGGATATCTCTTCCGTAAAATGCTCTTTGAGCTGTTCAATAATGGCTAGCACAGATTGACGTGTTGTCTCGACAGCAGGTTGATTTTCCACGCTCTCTATTATGATTCGCATCAGCTTTTGAAATCTCGCGTGATTGTCCATTTGCCGTGCAGTAGATTTATCATTCTGGTATTTGCTAATTTCCCTGACAATGCGCAGCGGAGCTTTTGATGAGGAAATACGGCATTCTCCGGCTTGCAAGTAAGCTGCGACAGGTCTAGCAGTGTTGCCTAGGATGGAAAAGTGGAGCAGCCAAAACGAGCCGCCCTGACCGTGAAAAAGGCTCATATCGATAATCGATCCAGGATTAAACATCCAGCAGCTTCCGGCCTTGAGCGTATATTCATCATCGTCCCACCGTAGCGCACCCTCACCTTCCTCCATGACTAATAAGGTATAGGAGGTCAGCGGATGCGGGAGAATTCCACTTGATGGGGAAGTAACGACATGCTGTAGATGGTGTAATTCGAAATAAAGGGTATGTACCGGCATTGTGACCTCCAAACCGTTCCTGTCCAAGCGAAAACCTCCAAATATAGATGAGAATTATTATCAATTAGAGAAATCATACAGCAAAGTTACCTAGATTTCAATTGATTCCTACTATATTAATAAGCAGCCCAAAAGTATAAAATAACATCCCATTCTATCCTTGTCGGGGTTAAGGGCAAAAGCTATACTGGCTATAGTTGATAATGATAATGATTATCAATAAAAAATAGAGATGGGCGGAGACAACAAATGGCAATTCAAGGCAAGAATATACGGAAAGGCATAGCTGTGCTTTGTATCGCAATGGCACTAAGTGCATGTAGCAGTAACAACGGGAGTAACGAAGCAAAACCGACAAATACAGCACCAGCAACAGCACCAGCAGAAACAGCTACAGCAAGCCAAGGAAGCGAACAAGGAAATGTATCAGCAACCAAGTTTGTGACGGATGCTTACGATAAACAGGTGGAGATTCCAGTTTCGCCTAAACGTATTGTTTATACGGATAACACGGTCGGGGATATTTTACTATTTGGCGTAAAACCTATTGGATTGATTCAGGACGGGCTTGAATATGCCGTGTACAGAGATGAAGTGAAAGACGTTGCCGATGTGGGTTGGCCGCCGAACATTGAGAAGCTGATTGAGCTGGAGCCTGATCTGATTATCACTTCGATGACGGATGCGCAGCAGCTTGATGTTATGGGGAAAATTGCGCCGGTTATTCAGACGAATGAGTGGGACCCAATGCCTGTGCGCGTTAAGAGAATTGGCGATTGGTTAGGCTTTGAGAATAAGGCAGATGAATTTCTAGCGAAGCATGAGGCAGACATTAATAAAATGTGGGATTCACTGCTGCAGAATGGAACCATTAAGAGTGGTGAGACGGCTTCCGTCTTTCAATATATGCTAACTCAGAAGAGACTTAGCGTGTATACGACCAGCTATTTGCCAACGTTTGTCTATCATGATAAAGGATTTAAGCCGACGGCAGGTATCCAGAAGCTGATTGATGATCCTGAGAACTACGGATACTCGAACATATCGACCGAATTGCTTCCTAATATAGCAGGAGACCGGATCTTTATTGTTTATTTTGACGGTCCTGAGCTTGATGCAGTTAAGCAAATGATCAAAGAGCCGATCTGGAAATATTTACCGGCCGTGAAAGCGGGTAAAGTTTATTTTGTAAACGGTGGCCTGGGAATTACGACAGATCCGCTCGCGAGAGAAGAGCTAATTAAGCAGCTTCCAGTTATTTTGGGTGAGAAGTCATGAGTCATTCTTTAGAATTATTCGATGTTACGATTTTGGCGGCGGCCCTACAGGATTGTACACGGCCTTTTACAGTGGTATGAGAGAATTAAAAACTAAGCTCATAGAATCTCAAGAAGAATTGGGCGGGCGCATACTGACCTATCCGGAGAAAATGATTTGGGATGTTGGAGGGATCACCCCTATACGCGGGGAAAAGCTGATCGAGCAGTTGGTTCAGCAAGCCAAAATCTTTGAGCCGACGATTGTGCTCGGTCAACGTATTCAGAAATGTGAGCGGCAGGAGGATGGAAATTTTCTGTTGACTACAGATGATGGCGAGCAGCATCTTACACGGACGGTTATTCTGGCAATCGGTTATGGCGCTCGCAAGCCGGCAAAGCTGGAGATCGAGGGAGCAGATCGGTTCGAAGTGACCAATCTGCATTATACGGTACAGCAGCTGGACGGCTTTCGCGGCAAGCGGGTATTGATCTCTGGCGGCGGTGATGCCGCGGTGGATTGGGCTGTTGAGCTGGAACCGATTGCGGAAAGTGTGACAATAGTCCATCGACGCGGCGAATTCGGAGGACATGAACGGACAGTAAGCCAAATGAGACAGTCTTCCGTGAAGATTCTTACCCCGTACAAGGTAGAAGCACTTCATAGCCAGGATGGCACAGCTATTGACACTGTCACTCATACTGTTACAGGTGAGCAGAAGAAGCTTGAGGTCGACGCCGTGGTCGTCAGTCACGGGATGAGGTGCGATTACGGTTCGATCCGCTATTGGGGACTTAATATGAATGAGTGGAACATGCAGGTAGACGACCAAATGATTACCAACATTCCGGGTATTTATGCGGCGGGTGATTTCGTTACCTATCCTAGTAAGGTGGAGCTGATTGCGGGTACCTTCACCAGTGGTATTTTAGCGTTAAACAGTGCAAAGAAGTACATGGAGCCGGAAGCCCCTTACATGGCCTACGTCTCGTCCCATAACGACCGTTTCAAAGAGAAGAACCGCGCTCTGGGCGTTGTGGAAGAAGAGGAAGAGGCAGAGGCAGAGGAATAAAATAGCTGTAACATTTACACGCAAACTGGGCTGCCCGAATGGGGCGGTCCTTTTTGTTCTGTTAATATCCTTCAGGCTCAAGAAGAAGAATAAATGTACAAATCGGTAATTCAACAGTAAAAACGTAAGAACTCAAATAAGTCCATTGTATATGAACGATTCTTACCTTATGATAATCAACGTGTGATAATGATAATTAATATCAACAGAGAGAGGGTAAGATGAAAGTGATGAAAAAAGGCTTGTTATTGTTGTGTGTCACGCTTTTAACGTCCGTGATCTTGACGGCGTGTGGAGGGGTTAATGAAAATGAGGAGTCAAACCAGATAAAAGAATCGCCTGCTGCGGAGACTGGTAAGGTCCGTACGTTTGAGCATATATTGGGGAAAATTGAAGTGCCAGAGCGTCCACAGCGGGTGATCGGCTTGTTTGTGGAGGATGAGATGAGTGCGTTAGGTGTCAAACCGATTATGCAATATTCATCCGGGAGTTACTACCAGACTTACCTGGAGCCTTATCTGAAGGATGTGCCAAAGCTGGATACAGCTGCGATGAATTTCGAAGCTATTATGGCGGCTAAGCCTGATCTTATTATTCTAGGGTTTCAAGGTTGGGCTGATGAGGGCTCTTACGAGAAATTATCCAAAATCGCGCCTACATATGTATTCACCGGCAGTGAAATCCAAACTCCAGAAAATTGGCGGAAAAATTTACGTACGGTTGCGGATTTGCTTGGGAAATCCGATGTTGCGGAGGAGATCATCAAGAAGCGTGAAGAGGAAACGAAAAATGCCAAGCAGTTATTGGCGGATTCGTCCGGACGTGGAACGGCTGCGCTGTTAAGAATACATGCGAGCAAGGAGCTTCGTCTATACGGCGGACCTGGAGGACAGGTTGGTACAGCATTGTATGGAGATTTCGGGCTGGAGCCGTCAGGGATCGTACGTAAACTCGCATGGGGCGAGGATATGGATATTCAAACGATATCGATGGAAGTCATCCCTCAGATTGATGCCGATTATTTATTCCTGGCCGTTGACGAAGGTCGAAGAGAACAGGCTAAGGAATTGATGGAGAGCCCAATATGGAAGAACGTTCCGGCAGTTAAAAAAGGACATGTCTATGAAGTGCGAGGAGATGTATGGATTACGAACGGACCGATTGCATATGAGAAGAAGCTGGAGGACGTTGTCAACGCGATGACGAAGCAGTAGAAAGGATGAGACGGATGGAAGTAGGCTATAAGGGCATCGCAACGACAGTTCGCGAGCGCAGAACGATTAATGATTTTAATGGTCAACCCGTATCGAAAGAAGTGCTGATCGAGCTGTTAAACGATGCGGTATGGGCTCCCTTTCATTCCAAAACAGAACCTTGGCGCTTTATCTTGTTCCATGGAGACGGGCGACGTCAGTTTTCGGATGCGGTTCTGCGCACCTATTCCCAGGAAAAAAGAGAGCAATATGCGGATAGAGTGTCCGATACTTATTGTAATGTCGTTCCTGTGCATTTGCTCGTATTGATTCGTGAGGAACTTAGGCAGAAGGAATGGGAAGAGGCGTTCGCTGCAGCTAGTGCACTTATTCAGAACTTGCAGCTGCTTGCTTGGGAGCGGAAGATTGGTGTCGTCTGGAAGACAAATGATTACAATGAGAACTCTGAGTTTCGCGAAGGTACGGGGGTTAAGCCCGGAGAGAAGGTAGTGGGTACGCTGCATATGGGGTATTTTGACCCCAAAAAGGTTCGCAGAGCGAAGCCACGAACTCCAGCCGAGACGCTCATCACATGGGTGGACAGCTAATTAATGAAGGAAGTTCCTCAACTAAGGTTGACGAGCTTCCTTTTTTTCATTTAAACTAACTTTACTGATAATGTTTCTCAATCAAGGAGGCTCTCATGACGAAGCTGAAAACAAACGGGCTCCCCTTTCGTTCTATTTTTTTCGCACTAGACAAAATTCAGAGTAAAACACACAAGAGCAGAGAGCATCTACTGGAACAAGCTTCTTCCATATATACAATTCTTGCGGTGACAGCTGGGCAAGGTTTTTTTAATATAGCTGGGATAGATTTTCGGGTAGCAAGGGGGCAGTGTTACCTGCTTCCGCCTGAAGTGAAGATGGAAGTGACCAATGATGGGGAAGAGGATTTGAACTATTATCGGTTGAGCTTTGAAATCATCTCCAAGGAACAGCTAGGGCAGGATAGTCAATTTCTTGAACAAGGCGAGCTGAAGGTCGAACCTTTTGACCGTTATGCGGATATTTTCAAGAAGATCTGTGATAACCAACGCCATAAAAGTGATAAGGAGCAGTTCAGAAATCAATATCGTTTTCAGAAGCTCATGTATTGGATCATCGAACAGAATTTACCTTTTGATCAACCTAAGGATTCAAGAAAAACAGTGGAGGAAACACTCTCCTATCTGCAGGAACATTATCATGAAGACGTGACTACAGAGCAGCTGGCAGCGCAAGCACATCTCGGAACTAAGCAGTACGCGCATCTGTTCAAGAAAATGACTGGCAAAACTCCGATCGACTATGTAACGGAGATGCGGATTCGTAAAGCCAAAGAATTGCTCATTATCTCCAGTGGTCATCAATTACGAGATATCGCCGAGCAGGTTGGATATAGTGATCCGTATTATTTTAATCGCAGATTTAAGCAGGTAGTTGGCATTCCTCCTCGGCAGTTTATCAGAAAACGGCAGTTCAGAATTATCTCCACAGAATATGCGTGCTCGATGCTGGCACTGGGGTTGAAGCCTATCGGAGCTCCTGCTTATCAGCTTGGCTTCTACGCCAAGAACCACTCGGGAGGAATAGATAATATCGGCGATAAAGGCACTTTTTACTTTGACAAAATGAAATCGCTCAAACCTGATTTATTTGTATTAGGGGATGAAATAGAGCCGGAGGTATCTGCTCAATTGCTGCGAATTGCCCCTGTTGTGCATATTCCCTGGATGGGGCTGGATGCTACGGGACATTTGCGAGCAGTTGCTGATCTGCTAGGCATGACGAAAGAAGCCGAGGCATGGATTCAGATGTACGAAACGAAAAGGGATGAGACCAAATTTCAATTGAAGTCCTTTATCAATATCCATGAGACGGTTGGCATACTTGTAGTGGAAGGTCAGGACTTGTATGTGTTGGGTGATAGGAATGCGGGAGAGATTGTTTATCGCACTTTGGGAATGACGCCTCCACAGATGGTTCGTCGCCAGCTTGAAGCCCACCCTAACCAATATGGCAGGAAGGTGTCACTGGATAAACTTCCGGATTACGAGGCGGATCGATTGCTGATTATCGTATACGGTAATGAAGCGCAGACAACATTCAATGGTATTCAACACGATGAAATTTGGAGAAATCTCCGTGCTGTTCGGAACAACAACGTGCAGGTCATCGATGCTGAAAAATGGATCTACTATGACGTTTTGTCGCTGCAAGGCCAGCTTGATGAAGCGGTGAGCTTGTTCTCGAATAATGGGAGGTAGAGTTACGGTAGACGAGTGAACGCCCATTGTCGCTGGCTAATGAACCGTATTGTGCTTATTACTAGGAAAATGGTCTCTTTTTGAGTTTAACAAACTCCAATGGTGTTATTGTGTGATTTATGGGTGGAATGGAGCTATTTTTGTGTAAATAGAGTGCACGGAGTTTGTTACAAATCTAAACCAGCACATTTTGACGATATAAGAGTTACTGAGTTCGTAAGCCGAATGTGCGATAGCGCTGATTACCACTAACCACAGTCAAAAGTTGGACATCAACTAACTTGTGAAGGATCCGTCTCGCATGTTGGTTTGTAACTCTCAGATGGCTCCCCAATTCAAAAGGTGAAAATGGTCGAAATTGTCGCCTTGCATAACGGATAGTTTCTGCTTCGAGCCAGGTTAATTCACTAGGCACATCTGTAGCGATGAACTTTCCTATAAAGGAGAGAACAAGCTGTTGGCAACGTTTGGGCTCATCTGTAATGGAAAGATAGGCAATGGGCAGAAAAACCCAATCGTCTAGTGCTAATAAACATTGCCGCCAGCATAAATCTTTGAAGCGTTTTACGTCGAGGTCTCTTGCGTGAGGTCCGTAGCCTTGAATTTCGATTCCACCCTTAACATCTCCGCTAGGCATATAAGCTAGATCCAGATAGCGATATCCATTGCTGGAATCACGTACTTCCCATTCAGCATAAAGATGGTTGAAGTTTTTTACTACAGGGAACCAAACGGTGCGTAAAAATTCAATAGTGCCATGGCCGAGTCCGTTCTCCAGTAATTCTCGTCTTCTATGATTTTGTTCTTGAGCAATAGCTAATTCCATCCATTCATCGTAGGCTTGGTCAAATCTGGACATAGCAATCTTCATCCTTTCTTTATGGGGAGTAGTTACGAAAAAAGCCGCTTCGACACAAAGCACCAATAAGGTGCAGAATGTGCCGAAGCGGCGTGTGCTTCACGACCGTCGTTATAATGTTAGTATAGCAATTATTGGAATGATTTCAACGACTTTTTTGTTTTTCAATTGAAACAGTGGGAGAAAGCAAGGGGTCTGATCTTACGCTGTCTGATGAAGATGGGCAAATCATTATTAAATTGTAATAAGTGGACTAGACTGTTCAAACGGCCGAATGATATGATTATAGCGGGTGAAGCAAACTATGAATAATGAGACAACAAACGTAGAAAACAATCAAGATAATGAATCTGCTGAGAAATGGGCAGAGCTAGTTAAGGCAGTGCATCATAATGGCCTCGTTGCTTTGAAAACGTACTTTGACGATGTCGATGCTCAGGTGTTGAATCAAGAATTTTACGGTCCAGTTTTTGTTTTTCAAGTGAAAGATGAATCAAATGATGAATATGCGTGTGGTTTTTTTCTCCGCGAGTTGGTCACGAATTTCCAATCGGGAAGTGACCCGGCCCAGTGGATGGCTTCATTTTTCATCGAGATGATGAAAGCTCCAGGGGGAAGAGCGCTCCCTAAACCACCTGCTAGTGAAGATGAAGCAAAGGCGATCATCGACAAATTGCTGGTTCCGCAATGTATTGCGGCAGTTCAAGAAGAATTTGCACCAGAGCAGGTGCATGCGGGACTTGATTGGAACGAAGAGCACGGCCCAGTCTTCGAAGCTGGTTTTCCAGTAATACGAGACGGCAACAACGTTTGCGCTTTTCCTCTTCATCTATTGTATACGCATTTGCTACTAAATCGGGATCCTGCTGACTTGCTTATTCAAGGCTTGTACAAAATCCGTGAAGAACATGGCATGGATTGAGTTGAGACCTAACGAACACAAAAACACGCCCATAGCTGGCGTGTTTTTGTGTTTAAGCGCTACTTTGGTGGATAAAACGTGTCTGGGGTTCGTAAAAACAAAAAACGTATGATTTTGAGTATATAAGAGTTACGGGGTTAGCGTTAACGAATGTTAGATATGGAGCTTTTTATACCTTCATGTCTAACTTTTAATTCCGTGGAATCTCCCAAAACACCAGTGATAATTACTGTAATAGCAAGAGTAATGACAGAAATTATTTTCATGTGTAAATCTCACCTCCTTCCGAAGTTATACTCGAAAACTGGAAATAAGTTGCAATACGACAAAAACCCCCGATTCTGAGTTGGGGAACCTAACGCGGTGTCTTGTTAAATTAAATGAACATAAAAAAATAGCTGTCGAGAATTTCTCGACAGCCTGAAGGGGGCTGGTACCAGGCTGATACCCCTTCTTTTCTATATAAAGGAAACCTTATTTAATAGAAGCTTCATAAATATCTAGTATGGATTTGGACAGCAAAGTGTTGAATTCATCGTCTGTTTGATCGGCGGTTAATCCCTGAGAAAGGGCGCGCGAGAAGCTGGCGATCAATCCATGGTTATGTGCGAGCTTTTCATTAGCTTCTGCTTGAGAGTAGCCGCCCGATAAAGCAACAATCCGAACAACATGAGGATCATTCAACAGATCGCTGTAGAAATTGTTTGTTGTCGGGATGGAGAGCTTGAGCATGACTTTGACATCTTGTCCAAGCGCGGACAAATGCTGGGCAATCTCATCCTTCAATATTTTCTCCGATTGTTCCTTGTCTGCGCTGTTGATATCCACTTCCGGTTCGATAATCGGAACAAGTCCCAACTGAGCAATTTGGTTACCGATGGCGAACTGCTGCTCAACGACTTGTTTGATCCCCGCAGGATTGGCTTCTTTAATAAGGGAGCGCATTTTAGTCCCGAAAATATTACGTTCAACTGCTCGCTTCAGAAGGTCGTTTAATCCCGGAATGGGCTTCATGAGCTGAACACCATTTTCAAGATCGGCTAGCCCTTGATCGACTTTTAGAAAAGGTACAACGTTCTTCTTCTCCCAAAGATAATCAGCGGTAAATTGCCCATCAATGAGACGATCCATGGTGTTCTCAAATAAGATAGCACCCAAGATGTGCTCAGAGTCAAACCCCGGGCTTTTGATAATACGTGTCCTCATTTCGTGCACTAACCCATACATCTCATCTTCGTTGGAATAGCTGTCTTCTTTAATGCCATACTGCAGTAGAGCCTTAGGAGTACTACCCCCGCTTTGGTCCAAGGCGGCTATAAAGCCCTTTCCCGTGTGGATTCGATCCAATTGCTTTGTGTTCATGGATGTTTCTCCTTCCTTTTGTGGACTGAATGGCAATTTAATTATAGCACTTCTTATGTTAAGGTTCATTTAGGGAAAATTAAGAGATGATTAACAATTAATTAATTATTGTTCTCTAAAATATAAACTATACTCAAAGTAGCAACGGTTCAAAAATTAATTGGACGTACATCTGCTGTATTACAGAAAAGAAAGGATGTAATTATGTATCAAGGAAAGCTACGAAAAATTACCATAATACTGTTAGCATTATATACCGTTTTGACCTTCTATTTTTTGTTTATAGGTTTCAACAGATCTGCTTTTCTTCAAGATTCTAGCCTACGATATAGTCTAATACCTGAAGGGATTCCTTTACACTATCCAAGGGGAGGGAACTTTCAGCTTTGGTTTTTTGAGCTGGGCAACTTTGTAGCATTTATACCTTTTGGAATTGTCATCCCACTTCTGTTTCGTTGTAATTTCCTTCGATTTATAACCTTATTTATTCTGTCTATTACGATTCTTGAAATCTTACAAATGCTTTCTCGTTTAGGATCCTTTGATATTGACGATATCATAATTAATACATTAGGAGCGGCAGTAGGATTTTGGGCACAGCGTCTAGTGCACCGTGATCGAGATAAATTTAAAGGGATCTTTCGAATCACCTTAACAGCTGTTGTACTTTCGATTGGAGTCACTGCAATTGTTGGTGGCATCAATAATTATTTAGAAAAGGGAGGCGGCGAAGTCGTAGCCCTAAATGAACTTACATTAAAAGATGGGTCTGTACTGTGGGATGAAGCCCTGTTAAGTTTTACTTCAGGCCAGAAAAAGGTTGAGCCTCAAATCAATGTTTACAGTAGAAAAAATACAAGAACTAACGAGTTTACGTATCTACTAAATGGAAAATATACAAGAATGGCAGGCTATGCTACTATACCTGATGATGTAATCAACACTGCAAGCACTGGGAGAAGTGACATCATTTTTATTGCAGATGGCACAGAAATTTATTCATTGAGTTTATCAGCAACTAGAGGATCGAATCAGCTTACCTTTCAAATCCCTTTAAACGGAGCAAATGAACTGACTATTAAATTAACTAATGATGACCCAAATCCGACTACAAATGCTGTGA
This portion of the Cohnella abietis genome encodes:
- a CDS encoding GNAT family N-acetyltransferase — protein: MPDMLVKLYELPEPDSHKEKLDGLDIRRALAPEKHLIVEFVRKHFNPRWADECEVAISRLPATCYIVVDNGKMVGFACYDAICKNFFGPTGVDENYRGKGIGKALLFACLRAMAADGYGYAIIGGAGPVDFYASTVGAVEIPGSAPGIYRGMLKESSLDAVGGTK
- a CDS encoding sugar phosphate isomerase/epimerase family protein: MKLLNKIGVMSDSFRAGVRGGIVQARNNGADGVQIYAVDGEMDPANLSTSARKELKDFIASNGLEISALCGDLGGHGFQDATVNREKIDKSKRILDLAVELGTNIVTTHIGIVPHDHSGQVFSEMQKACEELGVYATSMNAYFAIETGPEPAAHLRSFLDTLSTKGVSVNYDPANFVMVTGDDPVQGVYTLRDYIVHTHVKDGIRYKEIDPREVYGALGFEPMDHGKIAEMVTKGEIFKEVPLGEGKVDFPAYFKALQEIGYEGYLTIEREVGVQPEEDIRKAVAFIKQYK
- a CDS encoding winged helix-turn-helix transcriptional regulator, with amino-acid sequence MYLEVPPKVEYYISEHGKTLSKVLDDMCGWGFEHIEYKKNAKEQDRISNP
- a CDS encoding helix-turn-helix domain-containing protein; this translates as MDRNGLEVTMPVHTLYFELHHLQHVVTSPSSGILPHPLTSYTLLVMEEGEGALRWDDDEYTLKAGSCWMFNPGSIIDMSLFHGQGGSFWLLHFSILGNTARPVAAYLQAGECRISSSKAPLRIVREISKYQNDKSTARQMDNHARFQKLMRIIIESVENQPAVETTRQSVLAIIEQLKEHFTEEISVEELAAQAQISKRRFTHWFKQITGKHALEYITALRMESAKQLLLKGERLQEIAVKVGYRDEFYFNRRFKQTEGLTPGQFVRNYESKPAHICALTCLGHLLALGIRPIAAAKNLTNRPYLRNLSLDIHRVNNIPYQLEEIAELHPEYILVSNEQECEELSTVASTMIFSQNDHKPMTLLAMLGEAFNKQRIAQQLILQYENKAERHRTELRGFISKEETVSVIEIRTDSIYVFGNFWCRGAYNLYDGLRMSAPPIIEQEMLNREAYRLITEEQLSLYAGDRLFVSIIDPVRFRALEKTFIWKQLKAVQNNRIYSIDPELFAVSDPISMNSQMDVQMKLLLAR
- a CDS encoding ABC transporter substrate-binding protein; the protein is MAIQGKNIRKGIAVLCIAMALSACSSNNGSNEAKPTNTAPATAPAETATASQGSEQGNVSATKFVTDAYDKQVEIPVSPKRIVYTDNTVGDILLFGVKPIGLIQDGLEYAVYRDEVKDVADVGWPPNIEKLIELEPDLIITSMTDAQQLDVMGKIAPVIQTNEWDPMPVRVKRIGDWLGFENKADEFLAKHEADINKMWDSLLQNGTIKSGETASVFQYMLTQKRLSVYTTSYLPTFVYHDKGFKPTAGIQKLIDDPENYGYSNISTELLPNIAGDRIFIVYFDGPELDAVKQMIKEPIWKYLPAVKAGKVYFVNGGLGITTDPLAREELIKQLPVILGEKS
- a CDS encoding ABC transporter substrate-binding protein, whose protein sequence is MKVMKKGLLLLCVTLLTSVILTACGGVNENEESNQIKESPAAETGKVRTFEHILGKIEVPERPQRVIGLFVEDEMSALGVKPIMQYSSGSYYQTYLEPYLKDVPKLDTAAMNFEAIMAAKPDLIILGFQGWADEGSYEKLSKIAPTYVFTGSEIQTPENWRKNLRTVADLLGKSDVAEEIIKKREEETKNAKQLLADSSGRGTAALLRIHASKELRLYGGPGGQVGTALYGDFGLEPSGIVRKLAWGEDMDIQTISMEVIPQIDADYLFLAVDEGRREQAKELMESPIWKNVPAVKKGHVYEVRGDVWITNGPIAYEKKLEDVVNAMTKQ
- a CDS encoding nitroreductase family protein — protein: MRRMEVGYKGIATTVRERRTINDFNGQPVSKEVLIELLNDAVWAPFHSKTEPWRFILFHGDGRRQFSDAVLRTYSQEKREQYADRVSDTYCNVVPVHLLVLIREELRQKEWEEAFAAASALIQNLQLLAWERKIGVVWKTNDYNENSEFREGTGVKPGEKVVGTLHMGYFDPKKVRRAKPRTPAETLITWVDS